Proteins encoded together in one Dermacentor variabilis isolate Ectoservices chromosome 2, ASM5094787v1, whole genome shotgun sequence window:
- the LOC142570812 gene encoding uncharacterized protein LOC142570812, protein MRLDGLAFIAVVSLATCLLSRATEAHGRAAPRKNRRLLDLPLEWPRPRRRDPTAPPSGPPDLGYVRSAECCPSVTEAIQPLGGVSITGRILELYREPNATQRFYQTSCREQVKGRPCRYVRSKYEAQSRCVQTYSYMYALVREFQSDGPWRLDYIRYRSGCSCQVHRPRGYPLSLLASRP, encoded by the exons GTGGTGTCGCTGGCGACCTGCCTACTTTCCCGCGCCACAGAAGCCCATGGCAGAGCCGCTCCCAGGAAGAATAGGCGTCTTCT GGACCTTCCTCTGGAGTGGCCTCGCCCTCGGCGACGCGACCCGACGGCGCCACCCTCAGGTCCCCCCGATCTAGGCTACGTGCGCTCGGCCGAATGCTGCCCGTCCGTGACTGAGGCCATCCAGCCACTCGGCGGCGTCTCCATCACGGGCCGCATCCTGGAGCTGTACCGAGAGCCCAACGCCACGCAACGCTTCTACCAGACGTCGTGCCGGGAGCAAGTCAAGGGCCGGCCCTGCCGCTACGTCCGCTCCAAATACGAAGCACAATCGCGCTGCGTCCAGACCTACAGCTACATGTACGCGTTGGTGCGCGAGTTCCAGTCCGATGGGCCCTGGCGGCTCGACTACATCCGCTACCGCAGCGGATGCTCCTGCCAGGTGCACCGGCCCAGAGGGTACCCGCTCAGCCTGCTCGCCAGCAGGCCTTGA